Proteins encoded by one window of Filimonas effusa:
- a CDS encoding sensor histidine kinase, with protein sequence MRKKILSPYWICQITGWSAYCIIYGFFFYTIPHEPQPLFFHMLVGDALIGLAVTHLLRTLIKSLGLLRLDVSKQFMYLLSSALLFAFLYAFLSISLEELIGAKTGVSQETSSLKKLLRASMGTFLFLLMWNLIYFTYHYIVRNRAEMMDKIRLESLVKELQLKTIKAHINPHFIFNALNSIRALVDENPQRARTAITELSNLLRSSMQAEKQETTPLEKELNIVKDYLALEYIRFEDRLNVAYDIDEDTLDQPVPPMMLQTLVENAIKHGISKQVNGGLIRIISDFRGDKHELIVQNTGNLSNESNGEGFGLTSTYNRLKILFGSKAAFEIKDSGDNMVEAKVTMPIHNM encoded by the coding sequence ATGAGAAAGAAAATCTTATCCCCCTATTGGATCTGCCAGATAACCGGATGGAGCGCGTACTGTATCATTTACGGCTTCTTTTTTTATACCATCCCCCACGAACCGCAGCCCCTGTTCTTTCACATGCTGGTGGGCGATGCCCTCATTGGCCTGGCCGTTACCCATTTGCTCAGAACTCTAATCAAGTCATTGGGACTGTTACGGTTAGATGTCTCGAAGCAGTTCATGTACCTGCTCTCTTCAGCACTGCTCTTCGCGTTTTTATACGCATTCCTGAGTATCAGCCTCGAAGAACTGATAGGCGCCAAAACAGGCGTGAGCCAGGAAACCTCTTCCCTGAAAAAGCTGCTGAGAGCCTCCATGGGCACCTTCCTCTTCCTGCTCATGTGGAACCTCATCTACTTCACTTATCATTATATAGTAAGGAACAGGGCCGAAATGATGGATAAGATCAGGCTCGAAAGCCTCGTAAAAGAACTCCAGCTGAAAACCATCAAAGCGCATATCAACCCGCACTTCATTTTCAACGCCCTCAACAGCATCCGCGCACTGGTCGATGAAAATCCGCAGCGCGCCCGTACCGCTATCACAGAATTAAGTAACTTACTGCGTAGCAGTATGCAGGCCGAAAAACAGGAAACAACACCCCTTGAAAAAGAACTCAATATCGTAAAAGACTACCTGGCCCTCGAATACATTCGCTTCGAAGACAGGCTCAACGTCGCTTACGATATCGATGAAGATACACTCGACCAGCCCGTGCCACCCATGATGTTGCAAACACTCGTGGAAAATGCCATTAAACACGGTATTTCAAAACAGGTCAACGGCGGTCTCATCAGGATCATTTCCGACTTCAGAGGCGATAAGCATGAGCTCATAGTGCAGAATACAGGTAACTTGTCAAATGAATCGAACGGCGAAGGATTTGGACTTACCAGTACTTATAACAGGCTCAAGATCCTGTTCGGATCCAAAGCTGCTTTTGAAATAAAGGATAGCGGCGATAACATGGTGGAAGCCAAAGTTACCATGCCTATCCATAATATGTAG
- a CDS encoding LytR/AlgR family response regulator transcription factor: MSIKAIIVDDERLARNELKKLLQEHASVEVIDEASNVDEGIEKIERLNPDLIFLDIQMPGKTGFDLLAELEKSPRVIFTTAYDEYALKAFEVNALDYLLKPIEPKRLTDAICKLQDELHREKAEEAGINRGPLTDEDQVFVKDGERCWFVKLGEIRLFESVGNYAKVFFGTNKPLILKSLNALEERLDERTFFRANRKHIINLRWIERIEPYFNGGLLLELKGGEKIEVSRRQTVKFKEMMSL, encoded by the coding sequence ATGTCTATTAAAGCAATCATTGTCGACGATGAACGTCTGGCCAGAAACGAACTCAAAAAACTGCTCCAGGAGCACGCATCCGTTGAAGTGATCGATGAAGCGTCGAACGTAGATGAAGGCATTGAAAAAATAGAACGCCTCAACCCCGACCTTATTTTCCTCGACATCCAGATGCCCGGTAAAACAGGTTTCGACCTTTTGGCCGAACTCGAAAAATCTCCCCGCGTCATCTTTACAACAGCATACGACGAATACGCCCTCAAGGCTTTCGAAGTAAATGCGCTCGACTACCTGCTGAAACCTATCGAACCCAAACGCCTTACCGACGCCATCTGTAAACTGCAGGACGAACTGCACCGCGAAAAAGCAGAAGAAGCCGGCATTAACAGGGGACCCCTGACCGATGAAGACCAGGTCTTCGTAAAAGACGGCGAACGCTGCTGGTTTGTAAAGCTCGGCGAAATAAGACTCTTCGAAAGCGTGGGCAACTACGCCAAAGTGTTCTTCGGCACCAACAAACCCCTGATCTTAAAATCTCTCAACGCCCTGGAAGAAAGACTCGACGAACGTACCTTCTTCCGCGCCAACAGGAAACATATCATCAACCTCCGCTGGATCGAGCGCATTGAACCCTACTTCAATGGTGGCCTGCTGCTCGAACTGAAAGGAGGAGAGAAAATTGAAGTAAGCCGCCGCCAGACAGTGAAGTTTAAGGAAATGATGAGCTTATAG
- the dxs gene encoding 1-deoxy-D-xylulose-5-phosphate synthase, which produces MTITPGPLLNGIDSPEDLKKLSREQLHQICDELRQYIIDVVSVYGGHFAASLGVVELSVALHYVYNTPYDQLVWDVGHQAYGHKILTGRRDSFPTNRKYNGISGFPKRGESEYDTFGVGHSSTSISAALGMAIAAKYKGENRKSVAIIGDGAMTAGMAFEALNHAGVADADMLVILNDNCMSIDQNVGALKEYLTDISTSQTYNKFRDDVWHILGKLPVGKNFSRDMVGKLEAGIKGMVSRSSNLFESLKMRYFGPIDGHNITKLVDTLNDLKKIPGPKLLHIVTVKGKGYTLAEQDQTKWHAPGLFDKVTGEIYKKKFEVPQPPKYQDVFGHTLVELAEQNKTIMGITPAMPSGCSMKFMMEKMPDRAFDVGICEQHAATLSAGMATQGLRVFCNIYSSFMQRAYDQVVHDIAIQHLPVVLCLDRAGLVGEDGPTHHGAYDIAYFRCIPNMVISAPMNEQELRNLMYTAQLESNTSPFVIRYPRGEGVMPEWRTPFEEITIGKGRKLKDGRDAAILSFGHPGNFATAAIRELRTEGLDPAHYDIRFVKPLDEALLHEVFSKYKHIVTVEDGTVKGGFGSAILEFMAEHNYQAQVSILGVPDRLVEHGTLKELHHECHYDAPAIAMAVRQILANQVSVTPHGVLATDNPVSFRGELNG; this is translated from the coding sequence ATGACTATAACACCTGGCCCCCTGCTGAATGGAATTGACAGTCCTGAGGATCTCAAAAAGCTAAGCCGGGAACAACTACACCAGATATGCGACGAGTTGCGTCAATACATCATTGACGTGGTGAGCGTATATGGCGGGCATTTTGCTGCCAGTTTGGGAGTAGTAGAATTAAGTGTAGCGCTTCATTATGTGTATAATACGCCTTACGACCAACTGGTATGGGACGTGGGTCACCAGGCCTACGGGCATAAGATACTTACGGGCAGGCGCGACAGTTTTCCTACCAACCGGAAATACAATGGGATCAGCGGTTTTCCCAAACGCGGCGAAAGCGAATACGATACGTTTGGCGTAGGGCATTCTTCCACTTCCATATCCGCGGCATTGGGTATGGCCATTGCTGCGAAATATAAAGGCGAGAACCGCAAGTCGGTAGCTATCATCGGTGATGGCGCCATGACGGCGGGGATGGCTTTTGAGGCGCTGAACCATGCGGGTGTTGCCGACGCCGATATGCTCGTGATATTGAACGACAATTGCATGAGCATCGATCAGAACGTGGGTGCACTCAAAGAATACCTGACTGATATTTCGACTTCACAGACCTATAATAAATTCCGGGACGATGTATGGCATATCCTGGGAAAACTTCCTGTTGGCAAAAACTTCAGCCGCGATATGGTGGGTAAACTGGAGGCTGGCATCAAAGGAATGGTAAGCCGCAGCAGCAACCTGTTTGAGTCGCTGAAAATGAGGTATTTTGGTCCTATTGACGGGCATAATATCACCAAGCTGGTTGATACGCTTAATGATCTGAAGAAGATACCCGGCCCCAAGCTGCTGCATATTGTAACGGTGAAGGGTAAGGGGTATACGCTGGCAGAACAGGACCAAACCAAATGGCATGCACCGGGATTATTTGATAAGGTGACGGGCGAAATTTACAAGAAGAAGTTTGAAGTTCCCCAGCCTCCCAAGTACCAGGATGTTTTTGGGCATACGCTTGTTGAGCTGGCGGAGCAGAATAAAACGATCATGGGTATTACCCCGGCGATGCCGAGCGGCTGTTCCATGAAATTTATGATGGAAAAGATGCCCGACCGTGCTTTTGACGTGGGTATTTGCGAGCAACATGCTGCAACGCTGAGCGCCGGTATGGCCACGCAAGGTTTGAGGGTGTTCTGTAATATTTACTCTTCGTTCATGCAAAGGGCGTACGACCAGGTGGTACATGATATTGCGATCCAGCACCTGCCTGTAGTGCTTTGTCTTGACCGTGCAGGCCTGGTTGGAGAGGATGGTCCTACCCACCATGGTGCATATGATATTGCTTATTTCCGTTGTATTCCCAATATGGTTATCAGCGCTCCAATGAATGAGCAGGAGTTGCGTAACCTGATGTATACGGCCCAGCTGGAAAGTAATACCTCTCCTTTTGTGATCCGTTATCCGCGTGGGGAGGGTGTGATGCCTGAATGGCGAACTCCTTTCGAGGAAATCACTATCGGTAAGGGCAGGAAACTGAAAGACGGGCGGGATGCAGCGATCTTATCGTTTGGCCACCCCGGCAACTTTGCCACTGCGGCTATCAGGGAGCTGCGTACCGAAGGTCTTGACCCGGCGCATTATGATATCCGTTTTGTAAAGCCACTGGATGAAGCGTTGTTACACGAGGTATTCAGCAAGTACAAACATATTGTTACTGTAGAAGACGGTACTGTAAAAGGCGGGTTTGGCAGCGCCATCCTGGAGTTTATGGCCGAGCATAACTACCAGGCGCAGGTAAGCATACTTGGTGTGCCGGACAGGCTTGTAGAACATGGTACGCTGAAGGAGTTACATCATGAGTGTCACTACGATGCTCCTGCTATTGCGATGGCGGTAAGGCAAATACTGGCCAACCAGGTAAGTGTTACTCCGCATGGGGTGCTGGCTACGGACAACCCGGTTAGTTTCCGGGGGGAGCTGAACGGGTAA
- a CDS encoding M20/M25/M40 family metallo-hydrolase: protein MKHIILFAAISLAVCHSHAQDLNGIIRGNEVLRIEETLASDHMQGREAGTPGGIRAAAFIAEEFQKAGLQPMKGTSFQQPFSMVKTKLRSSNVVLNGNKLGSDRLIGISPKGMLSVSNKSGYATAVIGPGEGRNALMRAAAYLQGSENTIVWIDESYASVFPRLNSLRRSIFDNSPDILFVLTSTIPDNYLLELVQEVDKLELRNIAGVLPGSTRKNEYVIFSGHFDHLGIAGTPENGDSVYNGANDDAAGITAVILLAKYFKTLNNNERTILFVAFDAEEIGGFGSQYFSKQLNPEQVVAMFNIEMIGTPSKWGDKSAYITGYEKTDMGAILEKNLQGSAFRFYPDPYPKEQLFYRSDNATLARLGVPAHTISTSKMDIEPNYHKLSDEVKTLDIPNMTEVIKAIAISSASIVSGKDTPSRVDTNSLK, encoded by the coding sequence ATGAAACATATTATCTTATTTGCAGCCATATCATTGGCAGTCTGTCATTCACACGCCCAGGATCTTAACGGCATCATCCGCGGAAACGAAGTGTTGCGTATCGAAGAAACGCTTGCCAGCGATCACATGCAGGGCAGGGAAGCCGGTACCCCCGGAGGTATCCGCGCAGCAGCCTTTATCGCCGAAGAGTTCCAAAAAGCAGGACTGCAGCCCATGAAAGGAACCAGTTTCCAGCAGCCCTTCAGCATGGTTAAAACCAAACTCAGAAGCAGCAATGTGGTACTTAATGGCAATAAGCTGGGAAGCGATCGCTTGATAGGTATCTCTCCCAAAGGCATGTTAAGCGTTTCCAATAAATCAGGCTACGCCACAGCCGTTATAGGCCCCGGCGAAGGTCGTAATGCATTGATGCGCGCTGCCGCTTACCTGCAGGGCTCAGAGAATACCATCGTATGGATCGACGAAAGCTATGCCTCGGTATTCCCCAGGCTCAATAGCCTCAGAAGAAGCATCTTCGATAACTCACCCGATATCTTATTCGTACTTACTTCAACCATACCCGATAACTACCTGCTCGAACTGGTACAGGAAGTCGATAAGCTCGAACTGCGTAACATCGCCGGCGTACTGCCCGGCAGTACCCGCAAAAATGAATACGTGATCTTCTCAGGTCACTTCGATCACCTGGGTATCGCCGGTACTCCTGAAAATGGCGACTCCGTTTATAACGGCGCAAACGACGACGCGGCAGGCATCACCGCAGTGATCTTATTGGCCAAATACTTCAAAACCCTTAATAATAACGAACGTACCATCCTGTTTGTAGCTTTCGACGCCGAAGAGATCGGCGGCTTCGGCTCCCAATACTTCTCAAAACAACTGAACCCCGAACAGGTGGTAGCCATGTTTAATATCGAGATGATAGGCACTCCTTCCAAATGGGGCGATAAATCGGCCTATATAACAGGATATGAAAAAACTGATATGGGCGCTATCCTCGAAAAGAACCTCCAGGGATCTGCTTTCCGCTTCTATCCCGATCCATATCCCAAAGAACAATTGTTCTATCGCTCAGATAACGCAACCCTGGCACGACTCGGCGTTCCCGCGCATACCATATCAACATCTAAAATGGATATCGAACCCAATTATCACAAATTGTCCGACGAGGTTAAAACATTGGATATTCCTAATATGACAGAAGTGATAAAGGCGATAGCCATTAGCTCCGCTTCGATCGTCAGCGGTAAAGACACTCCATCCCGTGTTGATACCAACAGTCTAAAATAA
- a CDS encoding phosphoglycerol geranylgeranyltransferase, with protein sequence MKHKLYHQLAERRQLGRKSFAVLIDPDKVDIPQLDKLIALAVNSGVDYFFVGGSLVITNHLDECIQHIKASCDIPVLLFPGSPSQVSRYADALLYLSLISGRNPELLIGQHVLSAPMVKKSGLEIIPTGYMVIDGGAPTTVSYISNATPIPSDKNDIALCTAMAGEMLGMKLIYMDAGSGAKRPISETMIERVSAHIDCPLIIGGGIVNPEKAYLNCKAGADVIVVGNAIEKDPSLIKEMSAAIRQVGVVEGR encoded by the coding sequence ATGAAGCATAAGCTATACCATCAATTGGCGGAGAGAAGGCAACTGGGACGAAAATCGTTCGCAGTGCTTATCGATCCTGATAAAGTGGATATTCCTCAACTAGATAAGCTGATAGCGTTGGCGGTGAATTCCGGCGTGGACTATTTTTTTGTCGGGGGCAGTTTGGTTATTACCAATCATTTAGATGAATGCATTCAACATATAAAAGCGTCGTGCGATATCCCGGTGCTTTTATTTCCTGGTTCGCCTTCACAGGTAAGCCGTTATGCTGATGCGTTATTATATCTTTCTCTTATTTCGGGCCGTAATCCTGAGTTGCTGATTGGTCAGCATGTGCTTAGTGCGCCTATGGTGAAGAAAAGCGGTCTTGAAATTATCCCTACCGGTTATATGGTGATAGATGGCGGTGCGCCCACCACTGTTTCTTATATTTCAAATGCCACTCCTATTCCATCGGATAAAAATGATATAGCGTTATGTACTGCGATGGCCGGTGAAATGCTGGGTATGAAGCTGATATATATGGATGCCGGCAGCGGCGCCAAACGTCCTATTTCAGAGACGATGATAGAAAGGGTTTCGGCACATATCGACTGTCCGCTGATCATTGGCGGCGGTATTGTTAATCCTGAGAAGGCTTATCTTAATTGTAAGGCCGGGGCCGATGTTATAGTAGTGGGTAACGCCATCGAGAAAGATCCTTCGCTGATAAAGGAAATGAGTGCTGCTATCAGGCAGGTGGGGGTAGTAGAAGGCAGATGA
- a CDS encoding vitamin B12-dependent ribonucleotide reductase, which translates to MAKQQSPKGLLFQRRFTKDEVSPFDLFEYDYRTSVIRNPNGEVVFEMNNVEVPKQWSQIATDILAQKYFRKAGVPQPDGSSGRETSVKQVAHRMANCWKVWGERYGYFASANDAQIFYDELVYSILNQACVPNSPQWFNTGLHESYGITGKPQGHYYVDPNDKQLKKSENAYERPQPHACFILSVNDDLVNEGGIMDLWVREARIFKYGSGVGTNYSQIRASGEKLSGGGTSSGLMSFLKIGDRAAGAIKSGGTTRRAAKMVCLDLDHPEILEFINWKVEEEKKVAAMVAAGYDNSYEGEAYATVSGQNSNNSIRIPNEFFKVLEENGNWELKGRMNGKVMKTVPARDLWNQVAYAAWRCADPGTQYDTTINEWHTCPQGGRINASNPCSEYMFLDNTACNLASANLMKFYDAAQNRFDVTGFEYTCRLWTVVLEISVLMAQFPSKEVAQLSFDYRTLGLGFANLGTMLMVSGIAYDSEEARGIAGAISAIMTGIAYKTSAEMAAFLGAFDKYAENKVDMMRVMRNHRAAAYDAADAYEGLSVKPVGIQAKYCPNYLLSAATKAWDDAVQLGEQYGYRNAQTTVIAPTGTIGLVMDCDTTGVEPDFALVKFKKLSGGGYFKIINQSVPAALERLGYTNGQIENIINYAVGAASFNGAPFINNQSLAQKGFLPEEIKKLNDAARAAFEIGFLFNRFTLGDDCLQRLGFTEQQYADWNFDLLDALGFSEEEIDAANDYVCGTMTLEGAPFLQEKHLPVFDCANKCGKKGQRYIHAHGHIRMMAACQPFLSGAISKTINLPHEASVEEIAECYFMSWQLGLKANALYRDGSKLSQPLSTKSDKKKKTGDETTAENTETADNAATVNKAATTNSAATANSAAITGNAATTGNAVGKAAATDAVAAGTSAAAEKQGATMIDLGSLTIQELLDEVQKRVQASPDTQLKRELARIVERRSLPNKRRGFTQKAKINGQAIFLRTGEYGDGTLGEIFVDLAKEGSTLRSLMNCFAISVSVGLQYGVPLEEFVEKFVFTKFEPSGMVDHPNIKSTTSLIDFVFRALAYEYLGRTDLVHVLDKPEVENLGTEDDELIAELEKPELSSVRVAPTVASSASASGAATPGLTITSGSSANSGGSPSAHKTQKAAVKTEAGLAAMNAAAKSMQSDAPACNTCGHITVRSGTCYKCLNCGNSMGCS; encoded by the coding sequence ATGGCTAAACAACAATCCCCCAAGGGGCTGTTATTTCAGCGCCGCTTCACCAAAGATGAAGTGAGCCCGTTCGATTTATTCGAATACGATTACCGTACCAGCGTAATCCGTAATCCTAATGGCGAAGTTGTTTTCGAAATGAATAACGTGGAAGTGCCGAAACAATGGAGCCAGATAGCGACAGATATATTGGCTCAGAAATACTTCCGCAAAGCAGGCGTGCCCCAGCCCGATGGCTCCTCAGGCCGCGAAACCTCCGTTAAACAGGTGGCACACCGCATGGCTAACTGCTGGAAAGTTTGGGGCGAACGGTATGGCTACTTCGCCTCCGCCAACGACGCCCAGATCTTCTACGATGAACTGGTCTACAGCATCCTTAACCAGGCATGCGTTCCCAATAGCCCCCAATGGTTTAATACCGGCCTGCACGAAAGCTATGGCATCACCGGCAAACCACAGGGACACTACTACGTCGATCCCAATGACAAACAACTGAAGAAATCTGAAAACGCATACGAACGCCCGCAACCACACGCCTGCTTTATCCTCTCCGTGAACGACGACCTCGTGAACGAAGGCGGTATCATGGACCTCTGGGTACGCGAAGCACGTATCTTTAAATATGGCTCCGGCGTAGGTACCAACTACTCCCAGATCCGCGCCTCCGGCGAAAAACTTAGCGGCGGAGGTACCTCCTCAGGTCTTATGTCTTTCCTGAAAATCGGAGACCGCGCAGCAGGCGCCATCAAAAGCGGCGGCACCACACGCCGCGCAGCTAAAATGGTTTGCCTCGACCTCGACCACCCCGAGATCCTCGAATTCATCAACTGGAAAGTGGAAGAAGAGAAAAAGGTCGCTGCCATGGTCGCCGCAGGTTACGATAATAGCTACGAAGGCGAAGCCTACGCTACCGTATCCGGACAAAACTCCAATAACTCCATCCGCATCCCCAACGAATTCTTCAAAGTGCTCGAAGAAAACGGCAACTGGGAACTCAAAGGCAGGATGAACGGTAAGGTAATGAAAACAGTCCCCGCCAGGGACCTCTGGAACCAGGTGGCCTACGCCGCATGGCGCTGCGCCGACCCCGGTACACAATACGATACCACCATCAACGAATGGCATACCTGCCCGCAGGGAGGACGCATCAACGCCTCCAACCCCTGCTCGGAATATATGTTCCTCGACAATACCGCCTGTAACCTCGCCTCCGCAAACCTCATGAAGTTCTACGACGCAGCACAAAACCGCTTCGACGTTACCGGCTTCGAATATACCTGCAGGTTATGGACCGTAGTGCTCGAAATATCTGTCCTCATGGCACAGTTCCCATCTAAAGAAGTGGCACAGCTGTCTTTCGACTACCGCACACTCGGACTGGGCTTCGCCAACCTCGGCACCATGCTCATGGTTAGCGGCATCGCTTACGATAGCGAAGAAGCACGCGGCATCGCAGGCGCGATCTCGGCTATCATGACCGGTATCGCTTATAAAACCTCCGCCGAAATGGCCGCCTTCCTCGGCGCCTTCGATAAATATGCTGAAAACAAGGTCGATATGATGCGCGTCATGCGTAACCACAGGGCCGCAGCTTACGACGCAGCCGACGCCTACGAAGGCCTTAGCGTAAAACCCGTAGGTATCCAGGCGAAATATTGCCCCAACTACCTGCTCTCCGCAGCCACAAAAGCATGGGACGACGCCGTTCAGCTCGGCGAACAATATGGTTACCGCAACGCACAAACTACCGTGATCGCACCTACAGGCACCATCGGCCTGGTGATGGACTGCGATACCACCGGCGTAGAACCCGATTTCGCCCTCGTGAAATTTAAAAAACTCAGCGGCGGCGGCTACTTTAAGATCATCAACCAGTCCGTTCCGGCAGCACTCGAACGCCTCGGATATACCAACGGCCAGATAGAAAACATTATCAATTATGCCGTAGGTGCCGCCAGCTTCAACGGCGCACCCTTCATCAACAACCAGTCCCTCGCGCAGAAAGGCTTCCTGCCCGAAGAAATTAAAAAGCTCAACGACGCGGCAAGAGCTGCTTTCGAAATAGGTTTCCTCTTTAACCGCTTCACCCTCGGTGACGACTGCCTGCAACGCCTCGGCTTTACAGAACAACAGTACGCCGACTGGAACTTCGACCTCCTCGATGCCCTCGGCTTCTCCGAAGAAGAGATCGACGCTGCCAACGACTATGTTTGCGGCACCATGACACTCGAAGGCGCTCCTTTCCTCCAGGAAAAACACCTGCCGGTATTCGACTGCGCCAACAAATGCGGTAAAAAAGGCCAGCGTTATATCCACGCCCACGGCCATATCCGTATGATGGCAGCCTGCCAGCCATTCCTGAGCGGCGCCATCTCCAAAACCATCAACCTGCCGCACGAAGCATCGGTAGAAGAGATCGCCGAATGTTACTTCATGAGCTGGCAGCTGGGCCTCAAAGCCAATGCCCTTTATCGCGATGGCTCTAAACTGTCTCAGCCCCTGAGCACCAAATCCGATAAAAAGAAAAAGACCGGCGACGAAACCACAGCAGAAAATACAGAAACAGCCGATAACGCTGCCACAGTCAACAAGGCAGCCACAACCAACAGTGCTGCCACAGCCAACAGTGCAGCCATAACCGGCAATGCAGCCACAACCGGCAATGCAGTCGGCAAGGCGGCAGCTACCGACGCAGTAGCAGCAGGTACATCCGCTGCTGCCGAAAAGCAGGGCGCAACCATGATCGACCTCGGCAGCCTCACCATCCAGGAACTGCTCGATGAAGTGCAGAAAAGGGTACAGGCTTCCCCCGATACCCAGCTGAAACGCGAACTGGCCCGTATCGTAGAACGCCGCTCACTGCCAAACAAACGCCGCGGCTTTACACAAAAAGCCAAGATCAACGGCCAGGCCATCTTCCTGCGCACAGGTGAATATGGCGACGGTACCCTCGGCGAGATCTTCGTCGACCTGGCCAAAGAAGGTTCAACCCTCCGCAGCCTCATGAACTGCTTTGCCATATCAGTTTCAGTAGGCCTGCAATACGGTGTGCCACTGGAAGAATTCGTTGAGAAGTTCGTCTTCACCAAATTCGAACCCTCCGGTATGGTCGATCACCCGAACATCAAGTCCACCACATCCCTCATCGACTTTGTATTCCGCGCACTGGCATACGAATACCTGGGCCGTACCGATCTGGTGCATGTGTTGGATAAACCAGAAGTGGAGAATCTCGGCACAGAAGACGATGAACTCATCGCCGAACTGGAAAAGCCTGAACTTAGCAGCGTAAGAGTTGCGCCTACAGTGGCTTCTTCAGCTTCTGCATCCGGAGCAGCGACACCTGGTTTAACGATAACATCGGGTAGCTCCGCCAACAGCGGTGGAAGCCCATCGGCTCATAAGACACAAAAAGCAGCAGTAAAAACAGAAGCGGGCCTTGCGGCTATGAATGCAGCAGCCAAGAGTATGCAAAGCGATGCACCTGCATGTAATACCTGCGGACACATTACCGTACGCAGCGGCACCTGCTATAAATGCCTTAACTGTGGTAATAGCATGGGGTGCAGTTAA
- the mscL gene encoding large conductance mechanosensitive channel protein MscL, whose protein sequence is MSFIKEFKQFAMKGNVVDLAVGVIIGAAFGKIVDSVVKDLIMPIVSAIIGQPDFSNLYLVLKGDVAKGLPLEDARKVTDAVIFAYGSFLTVLLNFILLAFIIFLMVKAINSMRTKEEAKPAAPPAPTATEKLLMEIRDSLKK, encoded by the coding sequence ATGAGTTTCATCAAAGAGTTCAAGCAGTTTGCCATGAAAGGCAACGTCGTCGACCTGGCAGTGGGGGTTATCATCGGTGCTGCATTCGGCAAAATCGTCGACAGTGTCGTAAAAGACCTCATTATGCCTATCGTATCGGCTATCATTGGTCAGCCCGATTTCAGTAACCTTTACCTGGTGCTGAAAGGCGATGTGGCCAAAGGCCTGCCCCTCGAAGACGCACGTAAAGTAACCGACGCCGTTATCTTCGCCTATGGCAGCTTCCTGACAGTGCTCCTGAACTTCATCCTGCTGGCGTTTATTATCTTCCTCATGGTCAAGGCTATAAACAGCATGCGCACCAAAGAAGAAGCCAAACCGGCAGCACCTCCTGCCCCTACCGCTACCGAAAAACTGTTGATGGAAATCCGCGATTCCCTCAAAAAATAA
- a CDS encoding segregation and condensation protein A, producing MQTPNYQIKLPQFEGPFDLLLFFIERDELDIYNIPINNIIKDFLAYVHSQEKLNIELSSEFILFVSTLMRIKAKMLLPRKEIDAQGNEIDPRQELVDKILEYKKFKEASTQMAEMEAIRMLMVKRGNLQKELSSIGEDASEGTEIQNITLFKLMKAFEKVMQRIHDKNHKPVHTVVRYNYTMDDSRHHMMGLVQKEKTVSFEKIFEVCNDRVHAIFLFLSLLELVQLKYMGIMIGEGKNNFILEWNEEREEDPTSTFMNDERKDDREGQGPVSALF from the coding sequence TTGCAAACGCCTAATTATCAGATCAAACTCCCGCAGTTCGAAGGCCCCTTCGACCTGTTGCTGTTTTTCATCGAGCGCGACGAATTAGATATTTATAATATTCCTATCAACAATATTATCAAGGATTTCCTTGCGTATGTGCATAGCCAGGAAAAACTGAACATAGAACTCTCCAGCGAATTCATCCTGTTTGTGTCCACCCTCATGCGCATCAAAGCAAAAATGCTGCTTCCCCGCAAAGAGATCGACGCCCAGGGTAATGAAATCGATCCCCGCCAGGAACTGGTTGATAAGATCCTGGAATACAAGAAGTTCAAAGAAGCCTCCACTCAAATGGCCGAAATGGAAGCCATCAGGATGCTCATGGTGAAAAGAGGTAACCTCCAGAAAGAACTGTCTTCCATCGGCGAAGACGCCTCCGAAGGCACCGAAATCCAGAATATCACCCTCTTCAAGCTCATGAAAGCCTTCGAAAAGGTGATGCAGCGCATCCACGACAAAAACCACAAACCGGTCCACACCGTCGTACGATACAACTACACCATGGACGATAGCCGTCACCACATGATGGGACTGGTACAGAAAGAGAAAACAGTATCTTTCGAAAAGATCTTCGAAGTGTGTAACGACAGGGTACATGCCATCTTCCTGTTTCTCTCCCTGTTGGAACTGGTGCAGCTGAAATACATGGGCATCATGATAGGAGAGGGAAAGAACAATTTCATCCTCGAATGGAACGAGGAAAGGGAAGAAGATCCCACCAGCACCTTCATGAACGACGAAAGAAAAGACGACCGCGAAGGCCAGGGCCCCGTAAGCGCATTGTTCTAA